The Nostoc sp. PCC 7524 nucleotide sequence ACTTATATATGGATGAAAGTGAGCAACTTTATCCTGAACAGTCTACAACGGCGATTATTACCTATCACCCAGTAGCGAAATACTTCACCGCGTAACCCTATCCTCTCCTTCTCACATATGTGAGGAGGAGAAATTTATTTTTTGGTGTTCCCCATAAATCTTGCACCTGCCTGATGTCCGCTCAGTAAGTAATCAAGCAAATATTGAGACGCACCAGAAATCTGAAAATCTAGTGTGTAGCATATAACTATGTAATCCTACCTGTGGGGGAGATATAGTTGTGCCAGTGATTGTAATTCGGGAAGAACGGCAAACAGACACCGAATTTGAAGCAATACTCAAATTTGATAGTGGGGAATACCGAGTGACAATTACTGATCCCTTCACTCCGCAGGAAGAAAAACATTTAGAGTGGTATTTTGAAGACTGGATCATCTTTCCCTTTGGTGATACTGCTATTGCAGAGAAAACAGCAGCCAGTGTCAAAACCTACGGTGAACGGTTATTTAAACAAGTATTCCAGACAGATATTAACGCTTACAGCATTTATTGCCAACTCCGCAGCAACTTAAGTCAAGTACAGATTGAAATTATTGGTAACAACCCAGAATTTCAAGCCCTGCACTGGGAAGCATTGCATGATCCAGAATGGACTCGTCCTTTGGCGGTAGAGTGTGTAATGCTGCGGAAAAGTGTTAAACCTGCACCAGTGTCAGCAAATGTGCAGATATCGCCCGTGATTAATTTGCTGGTAGTGGTAGCGCGTCCAGATGAAGAAAAAGACGTGGCTTATCGCACCATCTCACGTCCTTTGCTGGAGTTGATAGAAAATAGCCATTTGCGGGTGAATGTGGAATTGCTACGCCCAGGTACTTATGAAGCTTTATCTCAGCATTTGGAAGAGAAAGGGGCGGGGTTCTATCACGTTATTCATTTGGATATGCACGGCGCATTGATGACTTATGAACAAGTGGATAACCCCAGTAAGCGGAATCGCTATATTTACAAGGGGCGTTACGGACGGGGTGATTTGCAGCCGTTTGAGGGCGTGAAGGCGTTTTTGGCTTTTGAGGGAGAAACTCAGGGTAAGGTTGATTTAGTCGAGGCGGGAGAGTTGGCGGCGTTGCTGACAGGTAAGGGAATTCCTGTTTGTATGCTCAATGCTTGTCAGTCGGGAAAACAGGTGAAAAATTCTCTTCCCGCAGGTGAGGCGGAAGCGAAAGAAAATGAGGCGACGAAAGGGGAAGGGTTACGAGAGACTAGCTTGGGTAGTCGGTTGATGACGGCTGGGATGCAGATGGTGGTGGCAATGGGGTATTCTGTCACTGTTTCGGCGGCGACTTTGTTAATGGAACAGATTTATCGTCATTTGTTTAATAATAAACCCATCACTGAGGCGATTCGTTTGGGAAGGCGAGAACTATTTAATAATAAGGAACGTAAAGCTTATCACAACAAGTTTATTAGCTTAGAAGATTGGTTATTGCCTGTAGTTTATTATTCTCAAGTGGTGAATTTTAATTTACGGCAGTTTACACCGGAAGAAGAAGAGAAATATTGGGAAGTTGTCGGGAGTCAGTACAGATTTATCTTGCCAGAATATGGATTTATTGGGCGAGATTTAGAAATTCTCAAAATTGAGAAGGCATTATTAAAACATAATATTTTATTGTTGCAGGGAATGGGAGGAACAGGTAAAACTACTCTGTTAAATTATCTGCGGGCATGGTGGCAAAAAACGCATTTTGTTCGGGATGTATTTTATTTTGGGTATGACGAAAGGGCGTGGACTTTAGAACAAATCTTGCATGAAATTGGCAATTTGGTCTATAACCGCTTTGAACAGGCGAAGTTTCAGGCGATGAATCAACCGGCGCAGGTGCAGAAATTATCAGCAACATTGCGGACTGAAAACTATGCTTTGATTTTGGATAATTTGGAGTCAGTAACGGGACAGCAATTAGCAATTCAAAATACATTACCAGAGGCAGAGCGCAATCAAATTAGGGATTTTTTGGGGCTATTAGTTGGTGGAGCAACGCGGGTGGTGTTGGGTTCTCGCAGTCGTGAGGAATGGTTGCAAAAAGCAACTTTTAGAAACAATGTTTATGAATTGCAAGGGTTAGATAGAGAAGCGCGGACAGAGTTGGCGGAGAAGATTTTAGAACGGAATGTACCCGCCCATCGTCTTGCTGCTATTCCTCAAGATACAGACTTTCAGAAGTTGATGAAACTGTTAGCTGGGTATCCCTTAGCTATGGAAGTGGTGCTGGCAAATTTGCGTCATCAGTCACCCCAGAAAATTTTAGAGGCTTTGCAAGGCGGGGATGTAGATTTAGATGCTAAGAGTGATGATAAAACTAAGAGTATTTTAAAATGTGTGGAATATTCCCACAGTAATCTGTCACCTGAAGCACAGAAGTTACTGTTGTGTTTAGCTCCTTTTAGTGGGTTTATTGACCGTACTGATATCCCTAATTATGCCAAGAAACTGCAAGAGTTAGAAGCTTTTCAGGATTATAATTTTGCTAAATTTGATGAGGCAATACAAGAGGCAATAAACTGGGGTTTATTATCGCCAATGGATGAGGAAAATAGGTTATTAACAATTCAGCCGATTTTTCCTTACTTTTTGCAGAGTAAGTTAGATGTAGTTGAGTCATCAACCCGTGAAGGCTTACGAGAAGGGTTTAAAAATCACTATATTGGTTTGTCACGTTCTTATCAGCAGTTGATGAATTTTAAAAATGCTGAAGAACGGCAATTGGGTATATTTTTCTGTAGGCTGGAATATGAAAACCTTTATAAGGCGTTGCAAATTTGTTTAGAAAAACAAGAAACTATTGGTATATTTTTCTGTTTAGATAAATACTTTGAGCTAATTAATGATATTCAAAGTAACCTAAAGTTGGCAGAACAAGTTGATCAAGCTATAGATAAATATCCATCAGAATTTTTACAAACTGAAAATGGACAGGACATAGCTATTGCTAATGATTCACTAGCTCAGTGTTATTTGAAAACGAATCAATATCAAAAAGCAGAGCAACTATACCAAAAACAATTAGAAATATTAGACAAACTTACAAATTTAGAGTTAAGAAGTAAGAAACTATTTATTGCTAGCACCTACCACCAGTTGGGAATTGTAGCCCAAGAATTACGCCAATGGGAACAAGCCAAAACCTATGATCAACAAGCTTTAGATATCTTTATTGAATATGGCGATCGCTATAGCCAAGCTACCACCTACCACCAGTTGGGAAGAGTAGCCCAACAATTACGCCAATGGGAACAAGCCAAATCCTATTATCAACAAGCTTTAGATATCAAAATTGAATATGGCGATCGCTATAGCCAAGCTCGCAGTTACCACAACTTGGGAAGAGTAGCCGAAGAATTACGCCAATGGGAACAAGCCAAATCCTATTATCAACAAGCTTTAGATATCTTGATTGAATATGGCGATCGCTATAGCCAAGCTACCACCTACTACCAACTTGGTAGGGTTGCAGAGGAATTGGGAGAAATAGCACAAGCAACAGCCTATTATCTGCAAGATTTACAGATTACGTTTGAGTTTAATGACGAGCATGGTTTAAGTATTTCGGTGAGGAATTTTGTCCGGTTTTATCAAGCTACTCAAGATGAGAGTCTGTTACAAGGGGCAGCTAATGTTTTTGGGGTGACGGTGGAAGAAGTCAGGGGGATGATTGAGAGGGCGTTGGAATAAGAACTCTCTAACCCTCTCCCTGCAAGTGAGGAGGTTATGAATATTGCTTTTAATCCATTGCGTTAGCGGAGCGGGGCGGGAGCATCGTTGCGAATTGCGAATTGCGAATTGCGAATTGTTTTAGTTGGCTGGTGGTAAAGTTCCAGAGTTGTCTGTAGGTGGTTCGGTGTAGTCGCAAAAGATGTTTAACCCGACTTTGAGGATATACAAAACAATCACAGTAGCGATCGCAGGATCAAGGGGTAATCCATTTGATGTTGCTAAACCCACTAGGGAAACTATTAACCCTGTTAACAAGGGTGAACTACCTGGATTTCTTGAGTATTCTTTAATCTGTCCACGAAAACCATCATCGTCACACAGTTCTTTACGCAGTGCTTTTAGTGTTACTTGCCATAGAGATTTACCCTCTGGCATAATCACTATCCCATTTTTCTCAATCCATAAATCCTCAAAAGCATTTGCTACTCTGCCATTATGTTTTTCTAAATGCTCTAAGGCGTGCTGGGCTGGTGCATTATTCTGCAATAATTCCCTTGCAGTGTTGATTTCGTCAATAGTTAGTTGTATTTCCATAGTTAATAAGTAAGTCGGTGGGAAAAAACAGAACTGAGTTAAGAAAGGTAAACAAAGCCATAACCCTCTTCCCTTCTGCCTCCTGCCTCCTGCCTCCTGCCTTGCCATAGCGATAATTTTTAACACTGAGCTACTTATCAGTTTAAGCCTCTATTCCCCATAAGTGCCTAAAATCACAGCTAAACGCTTTTCAAACATCCTCTCACGTCTTCTGCGATGTAAATAAGCAAAAACTGATCAAGAAAGAGAATAACTTAGGGATTGCTGAGGGCGATCGCTTGTGTTAAAGCTACAATATCAGCCTTCGTCATCAAAATTGTAAGTTAGAGAAATCCTTAACTTTTTTATCGCGACTTTTATTTGTCTTTAATGTGGAAGTAGGAATATCAATATTAGACCTTTTGCAGGAATTCTAAAAACCCCCTCAACCCCTGATAAACAAGGGAAATATTTAGTTTCCTCCCCGTGAACCTACAG carries:
- a CDS encoding CHAT domain-containing tetratricopeptide repeat protein; protein product: MPVIVIREERQTDTEFEAILKFDSGEYRVTITDPFTPQEEKHLEWYFEDWIIFPFGDTAIAEKTAASVKTYGERLFKQVFQTDINAYSIYCQLRSNLSQVQIEIIGNNPEFQALHWEALHDPEWTRPLAVECVMLRKSVKPAPVSANVQISPVINLLVVVARPDEEKDVAYRTISRPLLELIENSHLRVNVELLRPGTYEALSQHLEEKGAGFYHVIHLDMHGALMTYEQVDNPSKRNRYIYKGRYGRGDLQPFEGVKAFLAFEGETQGKVDLVEAGELAALLTGKGIPVCMLNACQSGKQVKNSLPAGEAEAKENEATKGEGLRETSLGSRLMTAGMQMVVAMGYSVTVSAATLLMEQIYRHLFNNKPITEAIRLGRRELFNNKERKAYHNKFISLEDWLLPVVYYSQVVNFNLRQFTPEEEEKYWEVVGSQYRFILPEYGFIGRDLEILKIEKALLKHNILLLQGMGGTGKTTLLNYLRAWWQKTHFVRDVFYFGYDERAWTLEQILHEIGNLVYNRFEQAKFQAMNQPAQVQKLSATLRTENYALILDNLESVTGQQLAIQNTLPEAERNQIRDFLGLLVGGATRVVLGSRSREEWLQKATFRNNVYELQGLDREARTELAEKILERNVPAHRLAAIPQDTDFQKLMKLLAGYPLAMEVVLANLRHQSPQKILEALQGGDVDLDAKSDDKTKSILKCVEYSHSNLSPEAQKLLLCLAPFSGFIDRTDIPNYAKKLQELEAFQDYNFAKFDEAIQEAINWGLLSPMDEENRLLTIQPIFPYFLQSKLDVVESSTREGLREGFKNHYIGLSRSYQQLMNFKNAEERQLGIFFCRLEYENLYKALQICLEKQETIGIFFCLDKYFELINDIQSNLKLAEQVDQAIDKYPSEFLQTENGQDIAIANDSLAQCYLKTNQYQKAEQLYQKQLEILDKLTNLELRSKKLFIASTYHQLGIVAQELRQWEQAKTYDQQALDIFIEYGDRYSQATTYHQLGRVAQQLRQWEQAKSYYQQALDIKIEYGDRYSQARSYHNLGRVAEELRQWEQAKSYYQQALDILIEYGDRYSQATTYYQLGRVAEELGEIAQATAYYLQDLQITFEFNDEHGLSISVRNFVRFYQATQDESLLQGAANVFGVTVEEVRGMIERALE